A single genomic interval of Flavihumibacter rivuli harbors:
- a CDS encoding YihY/virulence factor BrkB family protein has product MTKIERIILTSTPVKFLVDKSKKIILPGFEGLPLYDVIVFFLQQVRKVGLNERAAAISFNILMAIPAATIFLCTLIPYMPFSKGITEELLKLTQDITPNRNTYLLVKDFLEDFLQKPRSGLLSFGFLVAVFYASNAMMGIMRTFNKSLMYSTSMNFIQSRWNAIKITSILILLILLAIILLLAQGTVLSWLLDRFDINTPFIRWVVNNLRWFFVVALIYYSIAIIYKYAPSIHERWQLSSPGTILATFLIILTILVFSFWVNKFNNFNKIYGSIGTILVLMVLIDFSSLVLLIGYELNVSIHSLKMMAAERQRKEAQQAVQP; this is encoded by the coding sequence ATGACCAAGATCGAACGTATCATACTAACTAGTACACCGGTAAAATTCCTGGTTGACAAAAGCAAGAAGATCATCCTTCCGGGATTTGAAGGGCTACCCCTTTACGATGTGATCGTTTTCTTCCTGCAGCAGGTAAGGAAAGTAGGATTGAATGAACGGGCAGCGGCCATATCCTTCAATATCCTGATGGCCATTCCTGCCGCTACCATCTTCCTTTGTACCCTTATCCCCTACATGCCTTTCAGCAAGGGTATTACGGAAGAATTATTGAAACTTACCCAGGACATTACGCCTAACCGCAACACCTACTTACTTGTAAAGGATTTCCTTGAGGACTTCCTGCAAAAACCAAGGAGTGGCTTGCTATCCTTCGGTTTCCTGGTTGCCGTATTCTATGCCTCTAATGCCATGATGGGCATTATGCGCACTTTCAACAAATCGTTGATGTACAGCACCAGCATGAACTTTATCCAATCCCGCTGGAACGCCATCAAGATCACATCCATACTCATCCTACTCATCCTGCTGGCCATCATACTGCTGCTCGCACAGGGAACAGTATTGAGCTGGTTACTGGATAGGTTTGATATCAATACCCCCTTCATCCGGTGGGTGGTCAATAACCTGAGGTGGTTCTTCGTGGTGGCACTGATCTATTACAGTATTGCCATCATCTATAAATATGCGCCTTCCATCCATGAGCGTTGGCAACTCTCTTCCCCCGGAACCATATTAGCCACCTTCCTCATTATCCTGACCATCCTGGTCTTCTCATTCTGGGTGAACAAGTTCAATAACTTCAATAAGATCTATGGGTCTATCGGAACGATCCTCGTTTTAATGGTACTGATCGATTTCAGTTCACTTGTATTGTTGATAGGTTACGAATTAAATGTTAGTATCCACTCCCTGAAAATGATGGCTGCAGAACGCCAGCGGAAGGAAGCTCAACAAGCAGTACAACCTTAG